The Coffea arabica cultivar ET-39 chromosome 2c, Coffea Arabica ET-39 HiFi, whole genome shotgun sequence genome includes the window AAAAAAAGGTATTATGATTTAGGACGTTTTGCTAACGAAGAAATTTCTCCCTCTGTGTCTCTGTCTTCGAATCTCTCTGCATGTATCAATGCGTTAAAGGTGTTTTGTGAGCCGCACCATGCATTAACTTGGACTAAATATCATCATATTGAAGCAATTTTGGTGCTTCTTGATCTTATGTATGTTTTGGTGCCAATTTGTTTATGTGCACCTATATACGGACAAAGCCGCAGCAACATCGGATGTTTGCTGGTTGAGAGTGTAAAAATTGATTTACGTTCTTAAAAACAGAGCGTGCTGCTTATATATTCTCCGGTGCTGTGACTGCTGTCCAATTTTCCACCGGGACCTGAACAGCTGCTGCAACTCGAACCCTCTCCCACTTATGAATCATGCTGCAGCCCTGACCCATAACTCCCGCGTCTTCTTCAGCAAACTTCTCGATTGCACGCTACAAAGAAACCTCCGAATAGGCCAATACCTCCACGCCCATCTGATCAAAGCTGGCATCTCCTCCTCTTGCACCTTCCTTGCCAATAACCTCGTCAACTTCTACTCAAAATGTCATCGTTTGCAGGAAGCCTATCTCGTCTTCCAAGAAATCCAAAACAAAGATGTGGTTTCCTGGAACTGTCTCATCAATGGCTACTCTCAAATGGGCAGTCGAGACTCTTCTCTTTCAGTCCTCAAACTATTCATACAAATGAGGCACCGCAATTTTCTTCCCGATCCCCACACCTTTTCTGGCATTTTTACTGCATTGTCGATTCTAGAGAACCCAATTGTTGGAAAACAAGTCCATGTCCTTGTCGTCAAAGCAGCCGATAATTCGGATGTTTTTGTCAATAGTTCTTTATTGAATATGTATTGTAAACTAGGCATTGTTGAAGAGGCCCGAAaactgtttgatgaaatgcctaaAAGAAATTCAGTTTCGTGGGCTACAATGATTTCTGGATATGCAACACAGAGACTTGCTAAGGAGGCATGTGAAGTTTTTAAACTTCTTTTCAGTGGGGGACAGACAGAGGACTTGAATGAATTTGCGTTTACTAGTGTTCTTAGTGCTTTTACATTGCCAGAGTTTATTGATATAGGGAAGCAAATCCATGGTCTTTCTGTTAAATTGGATTTGTTTTCAATTGTTTCTGTTGATAATGCCATTGTTACCATGTATGCAAAGTGTGGGAGTTTGGATGATGCTGTTCTGGCATTCAAGTTTTCAAGCGATAAGAATTCTATTACTTGGTCTGCAATGATTACAGGTTACGCGCAAACTGGAAATGGTGACAAGGCATTAAAGTTGTTCTCAGATATGCATTTTTACGGGATGAAACCTAGTGAGTACACTCTTGTTGGGGTGCTCAATGCTTGCAGTGATGTCGAGGCTGCTTGCCATGGGAAGCAGGTGCATGGGTATTTGTTGACGTTGGGATACGAATCTCATATGTATATCATGACAGCTTTGGTTGACATGTATGCTAAATGTGGTAACATTGAGGATGCGCAGAAGGGGTTTGAGTGTTTACAGGAGCCAGATATTGTGTTGTGGACTTCCATGATAGGTGGTTATGTTCAAAATGGGGATAGCGAGAGTGCTATTAACTTGTATTGTCAAATGCAAATGAAGAATATTGTTCCCAATGAGTTGACCATGGCCAGTATTTTGAAAGCTTGCTCTGGCCTTGCTGCTTTGGAGCAGGGAAAGCAGATGCATGCCCAGTCAGTCAAGTATGGATTTAGTCTTGAAGTTCCTATtggaagtgctcttgcaacTATGTATGCAAAGTGCGGGAATCTTGAGGATGGGAATATTGTCTTTTGGAGGATGCCTGCCAGAGATGTAGTGTCGTGGAATGCAATGATTTCTGGTCATTCACAGAATGGCCGTGGTGCTGAAGCACTTGAACTTTTTGAAGAGATGCGAATGGAGGGGACCGAGCCTGATTATGTTACTTTTGTCAACGTTCTTTCTGCCTGTAGCCACATGGGTTTGGTAGACGAAGGTTGGGGTTATTTTCGCATGATGTTTGATGAATTTGGTCTAATGCCGGGGGTGGATCACTATGCATGCATGGTTGATATCTTAGGTCGTGCTGGAAGGCTTAATGAAGCGAAAGAATTTATTGAGTCAGCAAATATTGATCATGGCCTAGCCTTGTGGCGTATTTTGTTAAGTGCTTGTCGAAATTATCGCAACTATGAATTGGGAGCCTACGCAGGAGAAAAGTTAATGGAGTTGGGCTCTCAAGAGTCATCCACTTATGTCTTGTTGTCGAGCATCTATTCGGCTTTGGGAAGATTGAATGAAGTCGAACGTGTTAGGAGGATGATGAACTTCAGAGGGGTAAGTAAGGAGCCAGGTTGTAGTTGGATTGAGCTCAAGAATCAAGTTCACGTTTTTGTTGTTGGAGACTTGTTACAtcctcaaattgaaaaaataaaaagagagcTATGGAGATTGATCAAGCtgatgaaagatgaaggttACCAATCTGTTTCAGAGGACATTCCGCACAGCATTTGAGGCTGTGCTGATATTAAGATTACGACAAGGGGCATCGATTTATTTCTTGTATTTCTCAGGCATACAACACAGAGGTACTTTACCTTTGTTCTGCTTTCTGACACTTGGAGTTAATAATAGAGCGTTTTGAGCTTCTAAGCACTTGTCATGCAAAATATTGACTTTATGAGTCAGttgccaagttttttttttttttttttgtcattctgGTGAAGAATGGAAGTGCAGGATGTATATTTTTTGGGCTGTAATGTACTCCTCAGCGTGATTTGGAGATGAAAGGACAGAACATGCTTTCTTGTTCGATTTGCATTGCATACCATTGACTATTGTCAAACCAAGACAGAGCTACTAATAATAATGTTTTCTGATATATCTGCAATGTAGTGTGATTATAGTATGCCCTATAAGCTGCAAATCTGGAATGTGCTTGTACTTGTACAAGGATCATGAGTACTTCTTGCCTAGGATTACGTTAGATGATGGATAAGGAAGAAAGAATTGCTCAATGTATATTTGACTGTCTTCGGTTAGCCtaagcttttccttttttctcaaGGAGGGGGATTGTGCAAATGAGGTGACCAGCTCAGTGGTCCTTGAGAATTCCTgaagtaaataataataatatcacGTTTCAGCTTCCAACGGCGTAGTTTCAGTTCATGGGTGGAAGTGAAAACTTTGCACGACTTTAATCAGTCTTTCCTTTTCAAGCTGCGACTTGTAGCAACTGTGCTGTACCTACCTACCATGATAATGCTACATCTTTCCAGTGCTATTTGCAGTATTATGTAAACGGCTCTCACGATCGCTCAGCTCAGGTAGtattattagtgaagtttttggGTGCATGCTACTAGCTTCATTGCGTCTTCCAAAACATTCCTTAAGATGCCTTTCTCAACTATTGGGACAAGGCCTGGGATTATTAATTATAGGAGACCGACACAATAACTCAAAAGTATTAGAATAAGAAGaaacaaaatgataaaataactCGAGATTGGAGGTAGTAGTTGATCCACCGAAAATGTCAACCggtaaaaaaaaatccaactaCTTCAAATCATAATCTACTGTGGTTAATACATGTTCTGTACTTTAGCTGCTCAAGTGGTTTCTCTtccattttttctatttttttaaagaaaaaaaaaactcttgggAGTCATTGCGACCGATAAATCAAACTAAAGAAAggtcctcaaaaaaaaaaaaaaatttttttcatgTCAAAATAGCAAATGCCTGGCTTCCATGATGAActtaaaaaaaagtcaaaatcatcAAGAACCTTCCCCCTCTATTCTAAAGGCATGATGACGCCATATTTGTAAGCTAAAGTCTACATGGTGTTTATTTTGGAGCAGTCCCCTTTGAACAAATTATCTGTTCAGTGAATGTGACAACTTGGAGCAAAAGCTATAGCTTTTATTTACTtctgaaaaataaattaattgagaTACATATTTGCCTTTTTCACAAGCTTCTTGCTGTTACATACTAGTTTATCCTACGCACAAACTTCACTctcatttgttttttttaactAGGCACAAACTTCAGTCTTTGCTTCTGCCAAAACGTCATTTGCCAGTTTTTGTTGAATTTCCAGCCTAGAATTACCCACAGATGTTCTCTCATCTAACCAGTTGATTACATCTGAAAATACTATATTGATGTTCTCTGGCAGCTCCCCATAAGTCAGGGCATGCCACATCCCCTGATACAACTTGAAGGTCTTGTCTGAGCTAGAAGCTGTCTCGAACAACAATCTGCTAACAGATGGATCGGTTACTTTATCATCTTCACCGTGAAGGACTAAAAATGGCAGCGAAACCTGTTCAATGCAATGGAATGACTTTGAATCAGAGCCCTGATGATTCCCCTGTacaaagatatatatatgttgATTTGTTCGATAACTGACCTCTTGAAGTCTTTTCTCCAAGTCCATGCTGACTGTTAATAGATGATAGCCAGTTTTTAGGCGTGGCCGTCCCTTGTAGCAGTATGGATTGGCCCTAATCTGCAGTCaataaaacatgtaatcaaTTTCAAGTATTTTGAATTCTCGTGtttgttctttttgtttttgcctTTCGTTCAGAATTTTAAAGGGATCGTCAAGAATTTTACCTCCTCTCTAATTTGAGGAAGTCTAAAGGCTGCGTCAATAACATCTTGTG containing:
- the LOC113725535 gene encoding pentatricopeptide repeat-containing protein At2g33680, translated to MNHAAALTHNSRVFFSKLLDCTLQRNLRIGQYLHAHLIKAGISSSCTFLANNLVNFYSKCHRLQEAYLVFQEIQNKDVVSWNCLINGYSQMGSRDSSLSVLKLFIQMRHRNFLPDPHTFSGIFTALSILENPIVGKQVHVLVVKAADNSDVFVNSSLLNMYCKLGIVEEARKLFDEMPKRNSVSWATMISGYATQRLAKEACEVFKLLFSGGQTEDLNEFAFTSVLSAFTLPEFIDIGKQIHGLSVKLDLFSIVSVDNAIVTMYAKCGSLDDAVLAFKFSSDKNSITWSAMITGYAQTGNGDKALKLFSDMHFYGMKPSEYTLVGVLNACSDVEAACHGKQVHGYLLTLGYESHMYIMTALVDMYAKCGNIEDAQKGFECLQEPDIVLWTSMIGGYVQNGDSESAINLYCQMQMKNIVPNELTMASILKACSGLAALEQGKQMHAQSVKYGFSLEVPIGSALATMYAKCGNLEDGNIVFWRMPARDVVSWNAMISGHSQNGRGAEALELFEEMRMEGTEPDYVTFVNVLSACSHMGLVDEGWGYFRMMFDEFGLMPGVDHYACMVDILGRAGRLNEAKEFIESANIDHGLALWRILLSACRNYRNYELGAYAGEKLMELGSQESSTYVLLSSIYSALGRLNEVERVRRMMNFRGVSKEPGCSWIELKNQVHVFVVGDLLHPQIEKIKRELWRLIKLMKDEGYQSVSEDIPHSI